Part of the Pseudobdellovibrionaceae bacterium genome is shown below.
TGGGTTTCATAATTGAGCCCACTTGTCGGTGAGCATCTAATACTCGGTTGTATTGGGTGGTTTTGTATTTTCGTCCTCCGACGAGAGCAAGAATTCCGTTACTTTTCAAATCCACGCTTACTAAAAGGGCCTCAAGATCTTTGCCCTGGTCTTTGTATTTCGAAAGAGCCTTACTGGCTTCTAGTCGTTCCACTTCTTTCAGCACAGTTGTTTGCGCCACCTCTTGGGCCTGTTGGTTGAGAGTGGTGAACACACGAAGACCTTGATTTTGATCAATTTTCAGTCGCCCCAGTTCTCGTTGCACGGCTTGCACAAAATAGGGGGCTGGGTCGCTGAGTGTTCTCAGGCTCTTTTTCGGCAAAGGGGCCTTGTTGGCCTCTTCAAACTGAGAAGAAGTGATCATGTTGAGCTCAAGCATATCTCCTAATACTTTATTTCGGCGTTTGATTGCGGCATCGGGTTTAGAAAAAGGGTTGTAGCAGCCCGGGCAGTTCACAATTGCTGCAAGCAGTGCGCACTGATCGAGCTCCAGATTTTCTAGTGGTCTATGAAAATAGTGTTCAGAAGCGGCCCCAAAGCCACGAACCTGAAATGGACCATTTTGGCCCATGTAGATCACATTGAGATAATTTTCTAAGATTGTGTCTTTGCTTACGTAGGACTCGAGAATTAAAGCCATAAAGACTTCTTTTATTTTTCTTTTGAAAGTTCTCTCTGGCGTTAGAAAATAGTTTTTAATGAGCTGTTGGGTAATGGTACTGCCCCCTTGGGCGATGCGGCCGCGTAAAATATTGCGAAGGGCAGCTCGAATCATGCCACCAAAACTCACTCCACTGTGTTCTAAAAAGTTTCTATCTTCAATGGCGGTCACCGCCTGCAGACACTGAAGAGGAGTAACATCCACCGACACAATTCGCCGCAAAATCGGTTTGTCGCCGTAAAACTGGGCAAAAAGTTGTGGGGGCAGAGTGATTAATTCATTCTGCTGAAAGGGTTCCCCACTAAACAAATGAGTGACCGTGTCGTTGCCTGTCCAGGCCAACAAGTAGGTCTGAGATTTTCTTTGGGGGCCAAAATCTCGCTTTCGGGTTTTTAGAGCTAGACATGTGGTGACATCAGCGGGCAACGCCACACTGAGATGGCTCTGACAGAAATCAAAGGGCCAGAGCGAAAAATCTTTTTCAAAGAGTTTTTGATCTGGAGATCTTTGCCTGTAGTTCTGCTCACGAAGATAAGCAATTAAACTTTCGATTTGAAGCTTCTGGCCGCCAACAACGGATTCTGGGGCCGAGAAAATTTCAAGAGGAGGGACAAACCAATTGCCCGTCATCCTCTCCTTCATATCTTGGTGAAGGGTGAAAACCCAAATGACAATGGCAACGAGGCACAGAAGCACACCGATAGCAGAATATAAAATATAGGGTTTCCATTTTTGCCAAAACACGATGCATGATGATAGGAAACAACTCACGCAGTGTCAAAGAAGGCCACGCAAATACATTTGAAACCCCATTAGGCGGCAGTGGCCCAAGAAACTTGACTTCGGAGCAAAAGATTCGGTTAATCAAAGCATGAAGCTCAATGACAAGCAGATTCAAAGGTTAGTGACTACCGTATTTAAAGACTTAAAAGCTAAGGACTTGATCCAATTTAAACAAAAAGAGGACAAAGTTTACGATCGGGCTGTGGAAATAGTCAGAGCCGATTACCATCGCGAAGTGCTTCTTGATGAAGAGGTGAACAAAATGATGGATCAATTGGAGCGACAAAATCCTGGGCAGTTTGAGCGTTATAAGATGTTTCCCATGTTGAAAAAACGCTTGGCCAAAGAAAAGGGGATAATTCTTTGATTTCTGAAGATCGACAAAATTACTTAGCGTTTATTATTACTGACGGTTTATGGAAAGACGATTTGGTGGATTACGCCGATGACGATGTGGTGATTCGAACGGCCCGTCAAGCTGTTGCCAAATACAATCAAGAGTTGATCGAAATAGATACCAAAGCCCGACAAATGGTGGCTTCATTAAAACGAAATGTACAAGAAGGCTCACCTGAGTGGGATGTCATGTACAAAAAATACTTCGAAGAAGAGATGCAGCGCCGATCGGGCTAACTGTAAATTTATTTTTTAAAATCGCATTGAGATGTTCCGCCGCTCAATAATAAATGGCGTGTTTTGCTGCGGGAAGTGATGGCCTTAAACGCCCTAATTTTATAATGTATTGTAACGTATGGCATCCAGCCCTTTTCATTGACTCGGAATTCCAGAATGCTAGTCTCGACCATCACAAAAGAGGTGAGTCTATGAAAAAAACTGCTGTATTTACAGGCATTTTGACCTGCATTTTGGGTTTTGGCTCGGGCGCGATAGCTGGCGATCTCGAGTGGTCGGGCACCTATCGCATTGAGGGTCTTCACATCAACAACTCTGAGCTGTCGTCAGACAACAGAGAAAAGCAATATGGTCTGCATCACCTGGTATTAAAGCCTAAAATTGTGGCGGCTGACGGCCTCACTATTTTTGGTCGATTTGATCTTTTTAACAATGGCACTTATTCAAGCGGTCAGCTGGGACAGTTTTTTGGAAATGGCATTGGAGCAACTCCATCCACTTATGTAGATAATTCGAACGTTCTTTCTGAAACCCAATCGCCAGAGTCACTAGTAGTCAGTCACGTTTATTTCACATATGTGCAAGAGTGGGGTGCATTGATTGCAGGTCGTGCTCCTCTGCATTTCGGATTGGGGATGACCCACAATGCCGGGCAAGGTGAGTTTGATCATTGGCTCGATACCAGAGACCTTGTGGGATACAAGTTGGTGATGGGTAACCTTTATGTATTGCCCATGCTTGGCAAAGTGAGTGAAGGCGCCAGCATCGACACCAACGATGATGTCACGGATTACATGGTTCAGGCCGCGTATGAAAATCCAGAAACGGATTTGGCTATGGGTGTTTTTTATCAGCGGCGAGAAGCGGCACGGGCGGGCAATGATGCTCCAGCAGATGCTGTGTTTGGCGACACCGGAAGTGTTGTGGCCGATCAATTTCGTGCAGAATCAATTAACGTGTACGTTAAGAAAGAATTGGAAGACCTAACTTTCGGCGCTGAGATTGGTCAGCGCAATGGCACAAGTGGAATATTGAATTCATCGAGCGACAAGGTCAGTATTAGCGGTCTTGGCGTTGCTGCTGAGGCGGAGTGGCGGCCCAGTCAGTCGCCTTGGGTGTTTGGTGCTCGTTTTGGATGGGCATCTGGTGATAACCCATCCACGACGGACTCGATGGAGGGCTATTTCTTTGATCGAAACTATGAAGTGGCGTTGTTGATGTTTAATCATACTTTAGGCCGGGAAAATTTTCTTCAAAGTAACTATGTGGGTGGCGGACCGAATGTTACTGGTGTGAACGCACAGATAAAAACACCTGATGTCGAAACAGTCACCAATGCCGGCTATTTGGCTCCGTATGTGAATTATGCATGGACGGATCAGTGGCAATTGCAAGGTGTGTTTGCGACAGGAGTACTCAATGAAGTGGCTAACGATGGAAGTAGCGCCATGGGATTTGAGATTGACTTCAACTTATTTTACAGGCCGAATGAAAGAATGAGTTGGGTTAACCAATTCGGTTATTTTTTGCCGGGTGACGCATTTGCGGGGGGAACTAGCAATTATGACGTGAAACCGGCCTTTGGATTTGTGACAAAGGCTGCCATCAACTTCTAAGAATAGCATTTTTGTTAAGCATCTTGATTTTCAGCGTTGATGACACAAGTTTTGACAACCAGAAGATGGCGGTTGCAGGGCCCAGGGGGAAACCCCTGGGTTTTTTTGTGAACCTTTGCTAGTCTTCAAAATATGAGAACATTCAAGATTATTTTACTGTTGGTGATTGGTTTTCCTTTTGGGACCTCACGGGCTGCTGTGGACCCGTTGTCTGGAGCTCAAGTACACCATCCTGACACTTGGAACAAGTTTTATACATATGTTCCTACAAAAGAGGACTATGCTCTTGAAATTGGCTCTATGTGGGAGCGAAAAAACCTGTATTGGTTGGGGGCCCTCGTAGGATTTCACACCGGGACCTGTCCTTTTGCCAGAATGCGAGACTGTCAGAATTACGTTGATATCATTGCCGGTGCGGGGGGGAGAAACGGTCTGAATTCAAGGTTGATGTTGGCCTCCCTTCGGTTTCAGTTTGTGAATTTTCCTTCTTCCTACTCGCCTTTGGCGAGGGCATTCGTCGGTGGTATTCACATTCGCGACAGCGAGATGGATCGATCCAATCGATTTAACGTTGTTTATGGCTTCGGCTTTGGCGTGACCACTTCTGTGCATCAGCGCGTGGATTTGAAGACAGAAGTGCGCATTGGGCATGGCGACCAACTTTGGAGCCAGGTGTTCTTATCAGCCAATGTAAAAATTGATAAGTGGATCGACTACTTCGCTGCCCAAATCAATGAATTCAGTAGGGACACCACCGGCGTGGCCAAAGATGCTTTTAAGTCGACCATTGAGTTGCCTGGTGACTTGGCAGATCGTATTGAAAAAACAGTACAGGGCCAAAAAAAGAGCCCGTCTGAGGCGGACCAGACGGGCTCTGAGAGCAAATAAGTCGCTTCGTTTCAACTAACCACGAAGAGAGCGCGAGGTACGAACGGGAACAGCTGTCGGTTGAGTGTATCCATTAGAATAAGGTCGCGGGTTGTAGTAATTCGCAGGTTGTGAATTGGCATAGGGGTTAATCCCAGGGGTTCGAAAATCATAGGTGCTTCCGTTATAGGTGTTGTAGTAGTTGGGGCCGGCGCCACTGTAGTTATTCATGCTCGCAGGCTGTTGCATGCCAGGAGCCGTCGTGTTTACGCCATAGCCATTACCAAATGGGATTTGTTGCATCGTCGATGATGGAATACCGCCCGGGCTATAGAAGGTTCTTGAGCCACCCAAGCCTCGACCCGGCACAGGTCGTTGTTGGCCACTTTGGATCAGATTTTGCCCACGGTTGGCGGGGGAGTATGTGGATCGGTTGTCCGGGTTGTAATTGCTGTCGCCCGGGGCAGGCACATATTCATTTTGAAACCGGTCGCGTCCATTTCTAGGGTCAGTGACGGTTTCATCAGGGTTTTGGTATCCGCTATCTGGGGCCACGCGACCCAAGAATGTCTGAGGTTTCTTTTGGGCTTCCTCAATCTTATTGACGATCATTTGTCCGATTCCTGATCGGCCATGATAGGTCTCAACTTGTCGCTTGAGGTTGTCCATTTCGTAGTACATGGTCCAAACTTCATTGGAGCCTGAAGGCAAGTTAGCGTATTTAGGTACGTTGGCCAAAAGATACTGACTGACTTTATCCAAATAAGCATACTGATTTTTCAGCTCTTGGCTAACGCCATCAGTGACTCGAATGTTAAGGCCCATCTCTACAGCGCGTTCTCTAATCTTCTCATCGGGCGAGAAAAATAGATTTGGCAGCTCGTTATTCACGTCGTTCAAGAATGTTTTATAGCGAGGGTCTTCAATGTCCATGACAGAAAGTTTTTCGGCTTGGCACTCGATACGATCGATTTTCTTTAAAGATTTGCCATCTTCGTCTTCTTGACACCAATCAACCTTCTTTTGACGAGCCAGTCTCTTCTTTTCTTCTTCTTCGTCTTTCTTTTTCTGTTCTTCTTTTTCTTGCTGTTCTTGTTGAAATTGTTGGTCTAATTTTTGAGCTAATTCTTTGCCAAGTTCATGGTAGTAGCGAAACTGGGTTCCTGCACCGCGCTTGTATGACTCCCTATAAGAGTCACAAGAATCACAAGTTCCAGCCACAGTGATGTCCATGGTCTCTACTTCTTCATAATCTGAATCAGTGAGTTCGTCAGGGGTTTTTGTTCGAGCACGTTCTTTAACAACCCAGGTGCTGCCCTTTGTGATTTCGTAGGTGTAAGTTCTGGTCTTACTATCTTTGGTGATTCGCACTTGACAGCTAGAGTCGGTGTCTCTGTTACACTCGGGGTTGTCAGAGCTGGTCATCTTTTGAAATTCGATGGTCTCGCGCCGCTGACTGGGTTCAATGCGCTGTGGGCGAGTTAATTTTGGTTTTTCCGTAGCCTCTGAAGCAAAGGTCAACGAGTTGGACTCGCTAATTTGCCAAGATAAGTTCATGGCCATTGCCGCCATTAACATTAAAAAGAGGTTCCGCCTGTTATTAAAGCTTGTAGCTTTCATTTTTCATCCTCCGTTTTCAGCTCCACCTTATATATGTGGGGCCACGGTTAGTTCTTCTCAATAGATTATTATCCAATATGCACTCCAGTTTTTGGCATTATATAAGCACTTGAAATAATTAAGTATTCTTGGTCTCACGAAGAATCTTCTCTATTTTCAAATCGTGGACTAGGTTGACAACAGTCTTTTCACCCCAGGGGAAAGCTCAGATAAATTAGGAGGTTATCAGCGTACAAAAGGTAGACACTGAAAATGGGGTGATACCGACATTTCTTGTCACTTTCTTTGTGAAATGCCGGTGACGAATGCCCTAGGGTGTTTTATGACCGGCCTATGAAGTTTCATTTTCCCATGCTTGAACCGCCACCGGGTGTTTCCAATCAATCCTGGAGCGATTGGCGGTGGCAATTTAAATCAGCACTGCAATCCAAATCAGATTTTGAAGGTTTTTTTAATCTTTCAGATGAAGAATTAGCTGGATTTTCCGGGCTTGATCAATTGTTTCGGGTGCGAGTGACGCCGTATTATGCTGAGCTAGCCCGGCAGTCAAAATATTCAAGCCAAGATCCTATTCGAAAAATGCTTCTGCCCTCAGGAAGAGAACTCGCCCCGGGCTCTCAGCAAATGAGTGATCCGCTTGGTGAGAACCAACACAGTCCTGTGCCTCGAATCATTCATCGCTACTCCGATCGGGTGTTGTTCTTGGTCACAGATTTTTGCAGCGTCTATTGTAGGTACTGTTTAAGAAAGCACTTTACGGCCCATGATCAAGTCATGGTGCGAGGTGAGGAATACGAAAACGCCCTTTCGTACATAGCTTCAAAAAAAGGACTTCGCGAGGTCATACTTTCAGGCGGCGATCCTCTCACGCTCGCAGATGCCCCGCTAGAAAAGATACTGAGCGATCTTCGAAAAATTGAACACATTGAAATTATTCGAATAGGCACTCGCATTCCGGTGGTGGCTCCACAGCGAGTGACAAAAGAATTAGTAGAAATGTTGAGAAAATATAAACCTGTATTCATGATGACTCATTTTAACCACCCTCGCGAACTCACAGCTCAAGCTGCGGAAGCGCTATCGCAGTTGGTAGACCACGGTGTGCCGGTGTTTAATCAAATGGTTTTGCTCAATGGCATCAATAATCACCCAGCCCTTGTTCAGGCGCTATCGCGAAGGCTTTTGTATTTGCGAGTAAAACCTTATTATATGTTTCAGTGTGATCCTTCAGAGGGCACAGACCACTTGCGAACTTCTGTGGACGAATCACTAGCCATACAAAAAGAGCTGTGGGGTCACTTATCCGGCCTTGCCATGCCTAACCTCTCACTAGACATCCCAGGAGGAGGCGGAAAGGTGGGACTTGTGCCCCACTTTGAACTCACAAGTTCACCGAACGAACGCCACTACCGCGGCTGGGATGGCAGAGAGGGCAAATACATCAACCCCCCAAAAAACACCAGCATCCAGCCATCGGATGTCGACGAATACTCTCCAGAGTGGGAGTTAACTAAGTGACGGTCACACCGCTTCGAAAAGGCCATGATGCGCCGATCCTTGTTGCGCCGTAGTTTCGCCAACGTTTTGGCGACCACTGGGATTTCGCTGAAACTCTGTTTTTAGCATCTGAGAATTGCCGGCAGCAATCAACTAAATGACTTCTGAGGCGATGACGAATTTATCTACAAAACCAGTAATTTCCTGGTGGGACAACGGTCTTTGCTCATTGGGTTTCCGTGTAGGGAGTATTGCAGCTTCAATCAGTTCACGAGGCCAGATCAAATTCAATTTTCTCATACTCAACGATGGGAACTTTTACTGTAACTTCACCCTTTTTTTGTTCTTTGATTTTTACAATTCCGTATTGTTCAAAAAAGCCAATGAGTTTAGCAATATTTGACGGGTCTTTATCTAAAAGTTGAGCCAAGTCGTAAACCGATTTAGGTTTAAGTTGTCGGATCCAAAGAAGAACGGTCATGTTTTTAACAAAGCGATTGAAATCCTTTGGATCTGTAAAGGACAGGTGGTATTCCGGATGCTTCTTCTTCCCAGCCTTAATATCCTTAGCCGCAGCAATAAAGTTCTTAAGCGAATCATCCGTCGACCTAAGCGAAACAATTAATTTTTTCTTCATATCGAAACTCCTAAATGCTTTAAACAAAAAGACTTAAAATCTTTAACTAGAATTTCAAGACTAATAAAAACATAGCCAAACTCTAAACCATCCAGGTGGACATGATGTCCTTTTGGGTGGTGATTATCCATCAAAACCTTCTTGCCAGTTCTTGCTTCAACAAGAATCAGGCTATATTTGTAACCCTCTGGGAAGCGAAACAGATCTTTTGTAGGAACTTTCCAGATGGACACCTCTAAAATGAAGGCCTTTCCAATGTACTGCTTTTCGTAGTAGAGTTGCTTGGCTTTCATATTATAAGTATGACCATCAAACAGAACGAATGTCAATTTAATGGTAAAAAATAACCATTAAATGACTGCATCGTCAGTTTGGTTGTTTTTAAATGGCTTTAATTTAGTTATCAGTTTCAGTTTCCCTTTCCCTTTCGTAATTTGAATACGATCGATTCCTGCGGTGGCTAATTTGGCCAAAAAACCAGTAATTTCCGGTTGAGATAACGGTCCTTATTCATTTTCTTGGTGACTTGTGTTTTTGCATTAATACGAACAATAGCTAAATAGAGTCCAATAGCATTTTCCAATACCAATTGAACCCAATTAGTGTACCAGCTGAGTATACTACGGTATTTCCCGCAAAAATCTTGCCATTGGTTGATCGAATAACTCGCACTGGCATACATTGCGCCCCATAGCCCTCTCCCACAATGGGACATGGCGATGTGGCCAGTTGTTGAAATTGTGACGACCTAACGGTGGGAAGTTAGATCCTCGAAAATTTGAATCACTTGTTGAAACAACGTCTGAGTATGACTGTTGATATAGTTTTGAACATTTGCATCAAACAAGTATAGCCCAGCACCTCCGGCGGTGGCCGTGGCAACTACGCCTTGGGCGATGTGTGTGTTTCTGGAGTATCGCTTTAAAATCTGCATCCAGTCCGTAAAATCCCAGGTGTTAAATGTCAGATACAGCTCTGGTTCGCCACGTCGATGCAGTTCGTAGGCCACCTTGAGTAACTGGAGGGCATTTTGATAACGCAATATCAGGGCCTGATTTCTTTTTTTGAAGTTTTCCGGGCTGTCTGATGAATATTGCTCAAGTATGTTGGTGGTATCTAAATAACGTTCAAGATCAACCAAACCTAATTGCAATTCGTCAATGCTGTGATTAATTTCATTTACTGTTGTGGCTATATTGCCAACGGAACTTTGCTGGCCGTACATATCAGCAAACTTTTTGATAAGATCTTCAGCTGTGTTCAAGGTTTTTCGAAAGGGTTGTTCGTTGTTTCTCATTTTTTCGGCTTCTTCTTTTACTTCGTTTAGGCCATAAACAAATCGATCCCCGGTGTCATAGGAGCCAGAGATATGATCTTCAAAAGTGGGGTAAACAGTCCGATCTCTATATCTTGTTTCGTAGCGAAATTTTTCTCTTCTTTGGGTCTTGCCTTGGCTATCTTTGTATTCTTCATATCCGTCGGAAACTCTGACCGTATATCTTTCTTCCACTGTATAGCTCACATTTGACTGAGTGTTTGTGATATCAAGATAGGTTGCCTTTGTTCGTGCCACACGTCTCTTGGTGGCTCCAAATCGAATCTGCAGTTCGGAAGTTGGATAGCCATCCTCATCACGCTCCTTTTGCCCTTGGCGTAGTCGAGCCTTGTCTAAGATTTTATCCAATTGGTCTAAGGCCCGAAGATTCATGATGTCAAAATCTGCTCCGGCGGTTTCGAGGTTAATACTCTTAGCGCGTCTATAAGTGGCCCGAACATCTATTTCTTGGATGTTGGGTGCATTGTCTGAGTGAAAAGTTGGTC
Proteins encoded:
- a CDS encoding PBP1A family penicillin-binding protein, coding for MTGNWFVPPLEIFSAPESVVGGQKLQIESLIAYLREQNYRQRSPDQKLFEKDFSLWPFDFCQSHLSVALPADVTTCLALKTRKRDFGPQRKSQTYLLAWTGNDTVTHLFSGEPFQQNELITLPPQLFAQFYGDKPILRRIVSVDVTPLQCLQAVTAIEDRNFLEHSGVSFGGMIRAALRNILRGRIAQGGSTITQQLIKNYFLTPERTFKRKIKEVFMALILESYVSKDTILENYLNVIYMGQNGPFQVRGFGAASEHYFHRPLENLELDQCALLAAIVNCPGCYNPFSKPDAAIKRRNKVLGDMLELNMITSSQFEEANKAPLPKKSLRTLSDPAPYFVQAVQRELGRLKIDQNQGLRVFTTLNQQAQEVAQTTVLKEVERLEASKALSKYKDQGKDLEALLVSVDLKSNGILALVGGRKYKTTQYNRVLDAHRQVGSIMKPIVYLTALESVSPEGSSYTPLTLLPNQPFTYEYEGQSWSPKNYSDEYSDNVPLFFALKNSINIPTAQLGLSVGLTNIIDVARRLGIQSPIDPLPALTLGAYELYPWEVAQAYSTIAHFGNRQPIHYIASVESMAGQNLFKHDERSQPAVAAPSAAVLVGMLKQTMLTGTARSVQWRGFQHPAAGKTGTTSDTRDAWFVGFTPYVLTIVWVGYDDNTPHGLTGASGALPIWAEFMKSYATRYPPEDFKWPEGTTQYFYSPNDLQMVVPNLEENELKQDIPLIFRTGNEPTFGQ
- a CDS encoding DUF507 family protein; the protein is MKLNDKQIQRLVTTVFKDLKAKDLIQFKQKEDKVYDRAVEIVRADYHREVLLDEEVNKMMDQLERQNPGQFERYKMFPMLKKRLAKEKGIIL
- a CDS encoding DUF507 family protein, which produces MISEDRQNYLAFIITDGLWKDDLVDYADDDVVIRTARQAVAKYNQELIEIDTKARQMVASLKRNVQEGSPEWDVMYKKYFEEEMQRRSG
- a CDS encoding KamA family radical SAM protein, whose translation is MKFHFPMLEPPPGVSNQSWSDWRWQFKSALQSKSDFEGFFNLSDEELAGFSGLDQLFRVRVTPYYAELARQSKYSSQDPIRKMLLPSGRELAPGSQQMSDPLGENQHSPVPRIIHRYSDRVLFLVTDFCSVYCRYCLRKHFTAHDQVMVRGEEYENALSYIASKKGLREVILSGGDPLTLADAPLEKILSDLRKIEHIEIIRIGTRIPVVAPQRVTKELVEMLRKYKPVFMMTHFNHPRELTAQAAEALSQLVDHGVPVFNQMVLLNGINNHPALVQALSRRLLYLRVKPYYMFQCDPSEGTDHLRTSVDESLAIQKELWGHLSGLAMPNLSLDIPGGGGKVGLVPHFELTSSPNERHYRGWDGREGKYINPPKNTSIQPSDVDEYSPEWELTK